The genomic segment GATGGACTCGCTGACGATCACGCACGCGAAATACCGCATGACGCGCGGCATCACGGAGCGCTCGACGGCGTCGCGCTTCTTGAGCGAACTGCCGGCGGAGGGCGTTGAGCATGAGTCGTTCGAGATCGAGCGCGATCGGGCACGCAGTCACCTCGGCGAATTCAACGAGGGCGAAGAGTCGTTCGACGCGTCAGGGTATTATCCCGGCCAGCGCGTGCGGCACGACGAATACGGCGAGGGCACGGTGCTGACCGTGGAGACGCGCGGCCGAACGCCGTATGTACGCATCCACTTCGACTGCGGCGAGCGCAGCTTCGCACTGGAGCATGTGTCGTTATACATCATGGACGGAGAATGCTAAGTGGAGCCGCAGAATGATTCATAGGGTGTGGCACCGGCGTCCCGCCGGTGAATCACAGGCGAGACACCCGGGCCACAAGTGAATGCTCGTTGCGGTGCCACTTAGACTGCGCGAAGCCCGTGTTGGACGAAACGAGAGAGGCATGTTGATGGAAGCTCGGATCGTAAGAAGCGTGGTGAGGGCCGCGGTTTGATGAATCACGTCGCCGTTATTCTCGCCGGCGGATCGGGTCGGCGGTTGTGGCCGCTTAGCCGCGCGGATCGTCCCAAACAGTTGCTTCGCATCGTCGAAGGTCGGAGCCTGCTGCGCCATGCCTACGACCGCCTGCGCTTGCGCCTCGCTCCGTCGGACATCTTCGTCGTCGCGCTGGAGCGGCATCTCGATGCGATCGCCGGGCAACTGGAAGGCATCCCGCGCGAGAATCTTATCGGCGAACCGGTCGGCCGCGATACCGCCAACGCGATTGCCCTGGCGGCGGCGATTCTGAACGAACGCCGGTCCGGCTGCACGATGGGGGTCTTCACGGCCGATCATCTCATCCGCCCGATTCAGACTTTCAGCGAAATCGTTGCACGGGGGTACGAGGCGGCCGAGACCCATGCCGACGCCCTGGTGACGTTTGGCATTCGCCCGACCGAGCCGAGCACGCAGATGGGCTACATCGAGCGCGGCGAGCCGGTCTCGCCCGGCGTGTTTGCCGTGAAGTCCTTTCGCGAAAAGCCCGACGCGGCGACGGCGAAGCAGTACATGATCGGCGGCGCGCACGATTGGAACAGCGGCATGTTCGTCTGGCGGCTGCCGACGATTGTGTCGGCGTTGCAACGTCATCTGCCGCAGGCATGGGAGGCGCTGGCGCGGGTGGCGCCACGGTGGGGCAGTGAGGCGGGCACACGCGCCGCGGCGGAAGTGTACCCGACGCTGACGAAGACAAGCATCGATTACGCCGTGATGGAGAAAGCGGCGAAGGTCCTCGTGGTCGAGATGCCGCTGGAATGGCACGATCTGGGTCATTGGACGAGCCTCCCGGCGGTGGTCGGTGCGGACGGCGCAGGGAACACGATATCGGCGACGCGGGTGGCGGCCCTGGCGGCAAAGGGCAACATCGTGGTCAGCGAAGAAGACCACCTGATTGCGGCGATTGGCGTCAGCGATCTGGTCATTGTCCAGAGCGCCGACGCGACGCTCATCTGCCACAAGAGCCAGATCGACCGGCTGAAGGATCTGCTCGACGAAATCGGCCGGGACTACGGCACGCGGTACGAGTAAACGCCGAAGCGATCTGGTTCGGAATCGGCTGTCAATCCAAATCTGCCCGGGATGATACAATACCGTCCATGCAACGCATCCTCGGCATCGACTACGGCACGACGCGGATCGGCATCGCCGTTGCGGACCTCGAAACGAAGGTGGCCGTGCCGCTGACGGCACTGGCCGGTCGCAACGACGTGACGCGGGATGCCCGGGCCATGGTCGACGCCGGCGCGGAGCAGGGGGCGGTCGCGTTTGTCGTCGGTCTGCCGTTGAGTATGGATGACAGCGATTCGCAGCAGACGGCGCTGACCCGCCGTTTCGCCGCCGAGTTGGAACGGCTATCCGCGAAACCAGTCTATTTTCAGGACGAGCGACTCTCATCCATGGCGGCGGCCGATGCCCTGCACGAGCTGCACGGCGGCCGTCGAAGCGGCCAGCGCCGCGCGAAGCAAAGCGGCCGCCTGGATGCCGTCGCGGCGCAGCGCATTTTGCAGGCCTATCTGGATAACCCCGAATCCGTGTTGCCGGGCCGATAACGCGCCGCGGCACGATTTTCGACCCGCCGTCGAGCGGTTACTATTACAAGGAAAGAGAGCGAACGGTTGATCCGCTGACCCCGAGCGGGGCCGGTCAAGGAGACGCAGCATGGCAAAAGCAGCTTCGACGTTGTTCGGCAAGCCGCGGCACGAGGGCGTGCGCGTCGTCGTCACCGGGCAGGTCGGTGTGGACAAGAAGCAGTTCCTGGAAGAGGTCGTCCGCATCGCCGCCGAGCGCGGGCACGACGTGAAGCTGCTCAACGTCGGCGACATGATGTATGCCGAGGCGCCCGACGTGGTGCGCGGCCGCATCCTCGATCTGCCTCGGACGCGGCTGAACAGCCTGCGCCGGGCGGCTTTCAAGGATATCCTCGCCACTGCGGAGAAGTCGCCGAACGTCATCATCAACACGCACGCCACGTTTCGCTGGAAGCATGGGTTGTTCGAGGCGTTCGACTTCGATCAGATGACCGCGCTGGATGCCGATCTTTACATCACGCTGGTGGACAACGTCGATGCGATCCACGAGCGGCTGCTGCGCGATCACGACTTGGCTCACACACTGAAGGACATCATGGTCTGGCGCGAGGAGGAGATTCTCGCGACGGAAATCCTCTCGCACGCCATCTGCGGCCATGGGCGCTTCTACGTCCTCGCCCGCGGGCAGGAGGGGGCTACGGCCAAGTCGCTCGTCCGGCTCATGTTCGAGAAAGACCGCAAGCGCATCTATCCCAGCTTCCCCATGTCGCACGTGATGGACATGCCCGATGTGCTGGCGGAGATCGACGGCTTCCGCGACGCACTGGCCGAGCATTTCATCTGCTTCGATCCCGGTGATTTGGACGAAAAGCGCCTGCTTTTTGAAGCGGCCGAGGCGACGAAGCGCGGCGAGCAGACGTTCAAGCTGGCCGTCAATCGCCGCGACCTGGTCTTCAACGTCACCGATGTCACCAGCGTGGCCCGGGACATCGACGGGCAAATCTATGCCCGCGACTTCAAGCTGATCGACCAGTCCGACATGATCGTGAGCTACATCCCCGAGCTGACGGGCGGCATCCCCGGCCTGTCCAGCGGCGTCGAGCGCGAGTTGCAGCATGCATTTGAGGGGACCAAAGAGGTTTTCGTCATCTGGCGGCCGAAGAAGGAACCGTCGCCCTTTGTGACCGAGACGGCGACGAAAGTCTTCACATCGGTGGAGGAACTGTTCCAATACTTCCAGTCGCGCGGGTACATCGGGGATTATCAACTCAACCTGCTTCGCACCGGCGCGCCGAAAGAACGCGGCCGGTTCGGATGAACATCGTTAGTACCGTTCCCCGGTCGGCGTGATGCGCGGCAGCGGCGTGCCGGGCATGCAGGTCGGCGGCACGTCGGAGGCACGGCCGATCCCCATCTGTTCACGCAACGCCGCCAGCTTGGCGATTTCCTCCGGCGGCAACGCGCGCGTCTGGCCCAGTTGATGCGCCATGAACAGCACGTGCGAGCCGTGTTCGAGTTTCTCCAATTTGAAGAACGCGTCGGCGGCCGTCTTGCCCACGGTGATCGAACCGTGCCGGTCGAGCACCAAGGCGTCGTAACGACGGATCAACTCGCGCACGACCGTGGCGCCCTCCACCGTCGCGGGCGTCGCATAGGCCGTCACCGGCACCTGGCCGAATGCAAGAATCACCTCCGGCAGGGCGCAAGGATCGATGGTCAGTCCGGCAACGGTGAAGGCAATCGTTGTCGGCGGGTGCGCGTGAATCGCGGCGCCGATGTCCGGCCGCTCGGCGTAGGCCGCGAGATGCATCCACCGCTCGCTCGATGGTTTGCCGCGTCCGAGAATCGGCCGACCGGACCCGTCGATGAGCACGAAGTCCCCCGGATCGATCATGCCGAGGCACGAGCCGCTCGGTGACACGAGGAAGCGGTCAGGCCCCGCGCGAGCCGAAACGTTCCCGTCGGTGCCGGCGACGAGGCCGCGGTCATAGACGCGGCGGGCGATGTCGGCCAGTTCCCGTCGCAATTGCCATTCGCTGATCATTCGCTGCTCGCGCTGCGTCAGGGTGTGTTTGAACTCATAAGAAGGTAACGGATTGCGCACGGCCCGTCCAAGTTGTGGTTCAATCTCGCCGGAGCGATGCCAGGAGCGGCGCGCGGGACGCCGTGCGCGCCGCCCAGGCGCTGGCCGCCATCCCGCAGCCGGTGCAGAGCAGCAGGGTCAGCGCAAGTTGGTTCCACGGTGCATCCGATGCCTGCTGTGACGACCCCGCGAGTTGCGGTCCGACCGCCACGGCCGACGCCGCGATCCCGATGAGTAAGCCCGCCGCCAGCAGCGCGGCATTTTCCACGAGCACAAGGAACCGCAGTTTCACGCGGCTCATACCGACCGCTCGCAGCAGCGCCAGCTCGCGGCGGCGCTCCAGGACGCTGCGCAGCATGACCGCCGCGAGACCGAGCGTGCCCAGCACCAGACCCAGCCCGCCGAGGGATTGGAATGTTGACAAATAGGTGTTTTCTATCGCCAGGTAGCCCGCCAGCCGTGAGGCCGTGTGCGTCGCGTCGAAGCCGAGATAGGACAGATCGTGCTCCAGAGCCGACTCCACCTGCTCGGCGCGCTCCGGCGGCACGTCGATCAGAAAAAACGAATAGCCCGCGATGGATGGATACAGCCGCTTGAAGTTCGATTCGGCGATGATCAACTCGCCCTGCAACACGCTGCCGACCAGCGTGGCGACGAGGCGCAGCTTGACCGGCCGGCCGCGCTCGTCGACCGCGAGCCAGTCGTCGCCGAGCGACAACTTGAGCAACCACGTCGTGGTGTTGGCGTCGGCAATGACCGGAATCGCGCCGTCGTCGAACGTGCGATGGAGCAGCTTCCACGGATTCAGGCGCTCGGCGGGGGAGGCGTCGAGGTGTGAGGTGAAGGAGAATCCGCCGCGCCCGATCATCGCGTCGGTCGCCCCAAGGATGCGCGGGCGGCTCACGCGGTACAGGTTCTCGCAACTGGCGTCCTCGCCGGGTTGAACGCGAAACGACTGAATCGACGAGCCGCGAAGAAGTTGGGCAGTCTCCGGCGCGAGTCCGATCGTGGCGCGACTGCGCGGATCGCCGAGGTCCTCGGCGATCGGCGCGATGGACTGCGCCATCAGGGAGAAGCCGCCCAGGCCGCCGGACCGCGCGAAGTCCGTCTGGGTCACGTCGCGGCGGTAGAGGCCGACCGATATGACGACGAATGTCGCGCAGGCGATCAGTCCGCCGGCGAGCAGGCTGCGGCCGGGATGTCGCCGCGCGTTGCGAACACCCAGTCGTAGCAGGGCGCCAGAACCGGGGGCGATGGGGCGGCGCGAATCGGCGCGCATCCATGCGCGCAGCCCTGACAAGCCGGCGATCAGCACCAGCGCGCCGGCGCTGAAGAACGCCGCCGGCGCTCCCGTGGAGCCGCGTTGCGCGCCCAGTATCGCAACGAGGCACGCTGCTACCGCACACAGCACCGAGAGGCGCGTCGACCACGGCGAAGCTGCGCCGCGCGCCGTGGATGGCGATTCGATCTCGCCGGCCATCAGGGATCGAGCCGAGCGGCGCGCCATCCCGCGACTGCTCCACGCGATCATCGCGACGGCGGGAACGAATCCGGCGATCGGGCCGATCCACAGGGCGCTTCCATCGCAGTGCAGCGACAGAAACGTGACGCTCCCGGGCAGCGCCCACCACGTTTGCAATCCTGTCAGCATCAGCCACGCGTAGCCCAGTGCAGCGGCTGTCCCACCGGCTACGCCAACCAGCGCGAGCAGACCGCCCTCGATCAACAGCAGCCGCGACGCGGTGCGCACCTCGAAGCCCAGCGCCAACAGCAGGCCGATCTCCCCCGCGCGCCGCTCGATGCCGAGTCGAAAGATCAGAACGACCAGCAGGAACGCCGCGGCGATCAGAAACAGGCTGAATCCCAGAAACAACATGCCGAAATCGGTGCTGCCGGCCGCGGCGCGCTCCACCCGGCCGCGCAGATCATCAACGCGAAGGCCCATCTCGGACGGGTCCAGGCGGCGCAACAACTCCTGTTCGAAACGCGCAGCCAACAACGCCGGATCGCCTGACGCCCGCGGGCTCACGTTGCCGGCTTGGTTCGTGACGCCTTCCATGCCGGAGTTCGCTGGATAAACGTGTATTGAAGTCAACGTTCCGAACGGCGCATCGGCCTCGGCCCAAAGCCGCCGACCCGTCGTTAATGCGACGAAGGCCTTCGGCGTGGCACGATGTTTGTCCCAGTAGTCCTCGTCCTTCGGGCGTATACGCTTCATGTCCATGGGGAACGGCGCGTCCCACTCCGACAGGCGATTCGTCGTCGTGATGCCTTCGTACGTCGGCGTCAGTCCGGGGTCGGCTGCCGCGCCGGTCATTCGTACAATGCCGCGCAGCGTCAGCGTCGTCGTGGACTCTTCCAGCTTGCCGAATGGGCGGCTCACGAAGTAACGCAGTCGAAGCACGTCGCCGACCTTCGCGGCCAGGTCCTCCGCGGCCCACGTATTAATATAAATGTCGCCATCATGCAGCGGCAGCGCGGGCGAGCCATCGGAAAGCGTCAGCCCGCGCTCGGACTCGATGGCCGTTGCGACGGAGTACGGGATCCCCTCCGGCTGATCGGTCCGCGAAAGATCGTTCACGAGATAGGTCAGTATCGGATCAAGGACCACCCCCAGCGCCGCGGCCGCTTCACGTGCTGCTTTTTCGACGGGTGGTTCCAGTAGGATGCGCCGCGTCTCGAGCGAGACGTACCCTCGCGCCTCATCCACGCGGAGTGAGAGATCGTAATCCGCGAGCGTCGCTGCGCGCCGCAGCGCCGCCTCGATGACAGGCTCCCCGCGTTCCTGGAACGAGACGGCGCCAAAGTGAAGGATCGCGTTGACGCGGCCCTCCTGCCGAAGCCGCTTCTGCAATTCGGCGAGATCAACAAACGCGTTGAGCGGCAATTGGGTTCCGGGCGAAAGTGCCAGCCCGCCCAGCTCCGCATCAGCCGGCAGAATGCCCGACACGCGCAGTCGAAACTGCATCGCCAGATCGTCGCGCCGACCCAGCAGCGTCTCCGCAGGCACCACCTGCGCTTTGGCGACGGCGATGATCACCTCGTCGCCCGCCTTCGCGCCCAGCCGTCGCGCCAACTCCGCATTGAGCACCACGCCATCTTCCCGCGCGGGCGATCCGCCCGGCCCCGTATCGCTCACGGGCAGCCCGATCACCGTGACGCGGTTTTCCCGCGCGCGCGAATCCGCATGGGTGAGTTGCGCCGAGATCAGAATGCACGACCGCGCCCCGGACGCCGTGCCGCGCACCGATTCGGCAAGTTGCTGCGTGAAGAATCGCGGCGCGAGGACGGCTTGATCGACTCCGGCCAGCCGCTTCAGCGCCTGCGCATGCAGGCTGCCGCGCATCGAATCGCCCACCAGCAGCGCGCCGGTCAGAACCGCCGACCCCGCCAGAACCGACAGCACGACGGCCAAGTGGCTGCGCGCGTGATACGTCAGGCTGTGGCGAACAAGCCGGCCGATTGTCACACGAGGCTCCTAAGACAACGGCGTCAGTCGACCGCCGACCAGTTCGTATCGCCGCTTGAATTGATCGGCCAGCGCGCGGCTATGCGTCACCGCCACCAGCGCCGCGCGCTGCTCCGCCGCAACGTCGAGGAGCAATCGCGCAACGCCATCGGCCGATGCGCGATCGAGATTGCCCGTCGGCTCGTCGGCCAGCAGCAGGCGCGGCTGGTTGATCAGTGCACGGGCGATCGCCGTGCGCTGCCGCTCACCGCCGGAGAGTTCCGCCGGGCGATGATCCATGCGATCGGCCAGGCCCACGCGCGAAAGCAATTGCTCGGCACGCGTCAGGGCCGATGTCTGCGCTGGATCACGCTCGGCGGCGTCACGATCTGGACCGGCCAGCGCCGGAACGACGACGTTCTCCAGCGCCGTGCAATAGGGCAGCAGCAGGTGATCCTGAAAGACGAAACCGATCTGGCGATTGCGAAACGCTGCCAGTTGTGCTTCGGGGAATTCGAACGGGTCTTCGCCAGTAAGAAGGAGCCTGCCGCGGCTGGGTGGCTCCAGCGTGCCGAGGATCGCCAGCAGCGTGCTCTTGCCCGATCCGCTCGGTCCCATGATCGCGACCGTGTCGCCGGGGTGCAGTTCCAGCGAGCATTCGTCGAGGATTTGCAGCGATCCCCGCGGCGTCTCGTAGTCCTTGCCGATGGCCACGGCGGAGAGGACGGGTACGCGAAAGGAAGATCCGGGCGCATTCGGATCCGGCGTGGTCGGCCCCTGTGACGTCCCGTCCGTCATGGCATCCACCCGCGACCTCTAATCGACTATTCGACCCGCTGCACGTGCGCATTGTTCAAACACGCGCCACGCCGACTGGGCCATGATTGTATCAGAATAACGTGACCGCACCGCCTCGCGTCCAGCCTTTCCCAGGCGCTCCGTTTCCTCCGGTGCGTCCATCAGGTTCGCCAGCTTGGCCGCGAGATCACCCGAATCATGCGGCGCGAACAGCAGGCCTCCGCCCGTATCGCCGACCAGCTCGGGAAAACTTCCATGCGCCGGCTGCACGACCGGCACGCCCTGTGCCATGGCCTCCAGCACCGACAGCCCTTTGGCCTCGCGATAGATCGTCGGCACCGACAGCACGGTGCAGGCGCGCAGCAGATCGGCCTTGCCGGCGCGATCGACCTCGCCGCGATAGTCGATCCGATCCTCGTGGCCGGCGCGGCGCCAGGTGTTTCGCAAATTGTCAAAATATGAACGTTCGGGCCGGCCGAGGTAGCCACCAATGAGCAATCGCACGTCGCGGCCCTCGGCGCGAAGGCGGCTGAATGCGTCAATCAGCAGGTGCAGGCCTTTCTCCGGGCAGATGCGCGCCAGGTAGCCGACGGTGAACGTTGCCGGCCTCGGTCGAGGCGCCTCCGGACCAAAATCATCGGTATGCACGCCGAGCGGGACAGGGTGAATTCTCGCCGCGTCGATGGCGAATTCGCGGGACGCATAGTCGCCGTAATAGCGCGTCACCGCGATGAACGCGTCCACGTCGCGCTGCCGCGCGCGGATCAGGTCCAGAACGCGCGCCCGTTGTGCCGCGGGCAGCTTGTCGATGAAAATGTCCTCGCCGGTCAGCGTGCAGACAACGCCGACGCCCAGCCGCCGTTTGATCTCGCGCGCCAGGCCGACGAAGAACACATCCGGCAGATGAACCACGTCCGGCTCGAACGCGCCGACCGCCTCAATCAACTCATCCAGTTCCACCGAGAGCGGCCCGCGCTCGCCCTCCAGCACGGCCGCCGTCAAATCGCCCGCGACCGCGCCGGATGTTTCGCCCGCCCAGCGCATCACGCTTCGCAGCAGCGACGGCGCATCCAGCATCCGTCGCAGAAACGCCGGGACACGCCCAAAGAGCGGCGATTTGTTCTGGAGGTAAACGTTGATACCGCCGTACAGCACGCGCGACTGGCTCACGTCGCGCTCGTCGGTGCGGATCGGCGTGAACACCGGTACGAGGACCACCTTGCGACCCTGGCGAATCAAGGCCGCCGCCAGCGTGTTATCGCGCATGCAACTGCCGCAGAGCATGCCTCCGGCGCCGGCGGTGAGGTAGGCCAGTCTCATTCAGATGCTGCCGCGAAGTGGCACAAAAAAAGCGGGCCGCCCGGATTCGGACAGCCCGCGCGCGATTCAAGTTTCTCCCGCCGTCCGTCAAACATCGAACCATGCGGGTGTCCGTCGCAGCAAGGGCTAGCGGCGGCGGCGAAGCACGAGGCCGCCCAGCATGAGCAGGGCCGCCGTCGCCGGCTCCGGCACAAAGGTCGTATTGACGACGCAGACGTAGTCAAACACGATCGGCTTGTCGGGCTGTGCCGGGTTGCCGATGGCGCCGACGCCGGACCAGTTCTGCGCGATGCGCGACGCGCCAAAGTCAATCTGGCCAGACGAACTGCTGGGCATGACGACCGGCGAGACGAGGCCGAACATGCTCAAATCGTTTTCGAATGTGATCGAATAATCTTCGCTGGTGGTGAACTCTCCGGTGGCGGCGTTGTAGCTGCCGCTCGACGAACCGGGCACGATGCTGACCGTGATCGCGCCGGTCTGGATGCCGCCCGGCAGTTCGATCGAATCGATGAATTGCAGGTAGCTGTCGAACTGCGCCGTGCCGTTCACGTCGTCATAGCTCAACGTAAAGTTCGTGCTGGAAATCTGCCCGCTGCGCGGTCCGCCGTACTGGGCCGGAAAGTTCAGCGTGAAGAAATTCGGCTGGCCCGGATCATGCACCGCCGAGAGGGCGATCATTCCGGCCTGCGCGGCCGATGCCAGGGTTACGACGCCAAGGGCCGCCGCCAGGACTTTCATCTTCAACATGCAGGATGCTCCTTTCTGAAAACGACTCGCGCAAGCGTGTTGGGTCGGTAAAGCCGGAACTATAGCCGATTCCCGCTCCTTTGAAAAGCAACGCAAACCTCACACCGGCTTCACGAAATTCAGGTCAGCCATCGGGTTGGTCCTCTTTGAACCGCACGCTTGCCACGCAACGCACGGCCGATCACGCCGGTGGCTTAATTCCTGCTCGGTGGGCGACCCGGACCTTCTCCAAAACACAGGATGTCCCCGTCCTCTGTCCCAATTACGAGACAGCCACCCCCGACGGCCGGGGACGCCGTCACGGGCGAACCGGCTTCGTACCGCCACCGCTCCTCGCCGCTGCGAAGGTCCAGACCGTACACGTTCCCGTCCGATGAGCCGACCCAGACCCGATCCGCCGCCACCACGGGCGACGAATCGACGCGGCCCCGCGTGCGGAACTGCCAGCGCGGCTTGCCGGTCTTCCGGTCCAGCGCGTGAACGAATTTGTCGCGGCTGCCGATGATGACCAGTTCCTCCGTAACGGCCGCCGATGCGTAAAACGGAAAATCGCGGTCCTTGTTCGTGAACGTCCAGCGTCGTTCGTTACGCTTCAGATCGATCGCCAGCACGTCATTGCCGAACGTTCCGACGTAGACCGCGTCGTCCACAATGGCCGCCGAGCATCCGGACACGCTGCCGAGGTCCACCGCCGCAATCGATTTTCCATCGGATAGTTGCAGCACGTGGAGCTTCTGATCGCAGCCGGCGACGACGACCTTTCCATCCGAGACACCGGCGCTGCCGTGAACACGACCATCCGTGAGGTGCTTCCACAAAAGCGAGCCGTCGGTGAGCTTCAAGCAGTAGACGTTGCCATCGTAGGAGCCGAACACGACGCGATCGCCGGAGCAAATGGGCGAACTGATGTTCTCGGCCTCGGAGCGAAAGGACCATCGCCGCGTGCCGTCGGCCCGATTGAGAGCGTGAAAGCCGCCGTCCTCGTCGCCGTAGAGCACAAGATCGCCGCAGACCGCGGGGGACGATTGAATCGTCGGCGGGATGGCTTGGCTTGTTGAAGCCGGACCGCTCGTGGTGCGCGAGGCAGGGGTCTTCGCGGCCCAGACCACGCCGCCATCCGAGAGTTTCAGCGCATAGAGCGTGCCGTTGTCGCAGCCGACGTAGACGACGCCGTCAACGATGGCGGCGCTGGAGCCGATCGGTTCGCCGGCGGAAAATTTCCATCGCAGTGCGGGCTTGTCAGGAACGGTCGAAGTTGCCACGCCGGTGAGGCGTTCGTTTCCGCGAAACGAAGGCCAGTCCGACGGACCGAGTACTGCGGCGGTCATCCATACGAGAGTCGTGATCGTCGTCATCGTCGATTCAGCTTGCAGAAGACGCGCTGGGCTGGTTGAGTGATCTCAACTCGGTTTGAATCGTAGCACCAGCGCCGCGCCGCCGGCCGCGAGGAGGATGCCAACGTAAAAAAGCGGGCTGGGCGCATGCTGCGGTTTGTGGAAGA from the Planctomycetia bacterium genome contains:
- a CDS encoding mannose-1-phosphate guanylyltransferase; translation: MNHVAVILAGGSGRRLWPLSRADRPKQLLRIVEGRSLLRHAYDRLRLRLAPSDIFVVALERHLDAIAGQLEGIPRENLIGEPVGRDTANAIALAAAILNERRSGCTMGVFTADHLIRPIQTFSEIVARGYEAAETHADALVTFGIRPTEPSTQMGYIERGEPVSPGVFAVKSFREKPDAATAKQYMIGGAHDWNSGMFVWRLPTIVSALQRHLPQAWEALARVAPRWGSEAGTRAAAEVYPTLTKTSIDYAVMEKAAKVLVVEMPLEWHDLGHWTSLPAVVGADGAGNTISATRVAALAAKGNIVVSEEDHLIAAIGVSDLVIVQSADATLICHKSQIDRLKDLLDEIGRDYGTRYE
- the ruvX gene encoding Holliday junction resolvase RuvX, coding for MQRILGIDYGTTRIGIAVADLETKVAVPLTALAGRNDVTRDARAMVDAGAEQGAVAFVVGLPLSMDDSDSQQTALTRRFAAELERLSAKPVYFQDERLSSMAAADALHELHGGRRSGQRRAKQSGRLDAVAAQRILQAYLDNPESVLPGR
- a CDS encoding AAA family ATPase; the encoded protein is MAKAASTLFGKPRHEGVRVVVTGQVGVDKKQFLEEVVRIAAERGHDVKLLNVGDMMYAEAPDVVRGRILDLPRTRLNSLRRAAFKDILATAEKSPNVIINTHATFRWKHGLFEAFDFDQMTALDADLYITLVDNVDAIHERLLRDHDLAHTLKDIMVWREEEILATEILSHAICGHGRFYVLARGQEGATAKSLVRLMFEKDRKRIYPSFPMSHVMDMPDVLAEIDGFRDALAEHFICFDPGDLDEKRLLFEAAEATKRGEQTFKLAVNRRDLVFNVTDVTSVARDIDGQIYARDFKLIDQSDMIVSYIPELTGGIPGLSSGVERELQHAFEGTKEVFVIWRPKKEPSPFVTETATKVFTSVEELFQYFQSRGYIGDYQLNLLRTGAPKERGRFG
- a CDS encoding class II aldolase/adducin family protein; translation: MISEWQLRRELADIARRVYDRGLVAGTDGNVSARAGPDRFLVSPSGSCLGMIDPGDFVLIDGSGRPILGRGKPSSERWMHLAAYAERPDIGAAIHAHPPTTIAFTVAGLTIDPCALPEVILAFGQVPVTAYATPATVEGATVVRELIRRYDALVLDRHGSITVGKTAADAFFKLEKLEHGSHVLFMAHQLGQTRALPPEEIAKLAALREQMGIGRASDVPPTCMPGTPLPRITPTGERY
- a CDS encoding ABC transporter permease, with the protein product MTIGRLVRHSLTYHARSHLAVVLSVLAGSAVLTGALLVGDSMRGSLHAQALKRLAGVDQAVLAPRFFTQQLAESVRGTASGARSCILISAQLTHADSRARENRVTVIGLPVSDTGPGGSPAREDGVVLNAELARRLGAKAGDEVIIAVAKAQVVPAETLLGRRDDLAMQFRLRVSGILPADAELGGLALSPGTQLPLNAFVDLAELQKRLRQEGRVNAILHFGAVSFQERGEPVIEAALRRAATLADYDLSLRVDEARGYVSLETRRILLEPPVEKAAREAAAALGVVLDPILTYLVNDLSRTDQPEGIPYSVATAIESERGLTLSDGSPALPLHDGDIYINTWAAEDLAAKVGDVLRLRYFVSRPFGKLEESTTTLTLRGIVRMTGAAADPGLTPTYEGITTTNRLSEWDAPFPMDMKRIRPKDEDYWDKHRATPKAFVALTTGRRLWAEADAPFGTLTSIHVYPANSGMEGVTNQAGNVSPRASGDPALLAARFEQELLRRLDPSEMGLRVDDLRGRVERAAAGSTDFGMLFLGFSLFLIAAAFLLVVLIFRLGIERRAGEIGLLLALGFEVRTASRLLLIEGGLLALVGVAGGTAAALGYAWLMLTGLQTWWALPGSVTFLSLHCDGSALWIGPIAGFVPAVAMIAWSSRGMARRSARSLMAGEIESPSTARGAASPWSTRLSVLCAVAACLVAILGAQRGSTGAPAAFFSAGALVLIAGLSGLRAWMRADSRRPIAPGSGALLRLGVRNARRHPGRSLLAGGLIACATFVVISVGLYRRDVTQTDFARSGGLGGFSLMAQSIAPIAEDLGDPRSRATIGLAPETAQLLRGSSIQSFRVQPGEDASCENLYRVSRPRILGATDAMIGRGGFSFTSHLDASPAERLNPWKLLHRTFDDGAIPVIADANTTTWLLKLSLGDDWLAVDERGRPVKLRLVATLVGSVLQGELIIAESNFKRLYPSIAGYSFFLIDVPPERAEQVESALEHDLSYLGFDATHTASRLAGYLAIENTYLSTFQSLGGLGLVLGTLGLAAVMLRSVLERRRELALLRAVGMSRVKLRFLVLVENAALLAAGLLIGIAASAVAVGPQLAGSSQQASDAPWNQLALTLLLCTGCGMAASAWAARTASRAPLLASLRRD
- a CDS encoding ABC transporter ATP-binding protein — its product is MTDGTSQGPTTPDPNAPGSSFRVPVLSAVAIGKDYETPRGSLQILDECSLELHPGDTVAIMGPSGSGKSTLLAILGTLEPPSRGRLLLTGEDPFEFPEAQLAAFRNRQIGFVFQDHLLLPYCTALENVVVPALAGPDRDAAERDPAQTSALTRAEQLLSRVGLADRMDHRPAELSGGERQRTAIARALINQPRLLLADEPTGNLDRASADGVARLLLDVAAEQRAALVAVTHSRALADQFKRRYELVGGRLTPLS
- a CDS encoding glycosyltransferase family 4 protein codes for the protein MRLAYLTAGAGGMLCGSCMRDNTLAAALIRQGRKVVLVPVFTPIRTDERDVSQSRVLYGGINVYLQNKSPLFGRVPAFLRRMLDAPSLLRSVMRWAGETSGAVAGDLTAAVLEGERGPLSVELDELIEAVGAFEPDVVHLPDVFFVGLAREIKRRLGVGVVCTLTGEDIFIDKLPAAQRARVLDLIRARQRDVDAFIAVTRYYGDYASREFAIDAARIHPVPLGVHTDDFGPEAPRPRPATFTVGYLARICPEKGLHLLIDAFSRLRAEGRDVRLLIGGYLGRPERSYFDNLRNTWRRAGHEDRIDYRGEVDRAGKADLLRACTVLSVPTIYREAKGLSVLEAMAQGVPVVQPAHGSFPELVGDTGGGLLFAPHDSGDLAAKLANLMDAPEETERLGKAGREAVRSRYSDTIMAQSAWRVFEQCARAAGRIVD
- a CDS encoding PEP-CTERM sorting domain-containing protein; protein product: MLKMKVLAAALGVVTLASAAQAGMIALSAVHDPGQPNFFTLNFPAQYGGPRSGQISSTNFTLSYDDVNGTAQFDSYLQFIDSIELPGGIQTGAITVSIVPGSSSGSYNAATGEFTTSEDYSITFENDLSMFGLVSPVVMPSSSSGQIDFGASRIAQNWSGVGAIGNPAQPDKPIVFDYVCVVNTTFVPEPATAALLMLGGLVLRRRR